From Flavobacterium sp. 102, a single genomic window includes:
- a CDS encoding DUF1837 domain-containing protein has protein sequence MERIEKAIDSLLIDTNKEIFSRIEEIAFELDIENTSSKGYCYALKIDGNNNLRLQELIEFIDTKIVDYAIPKKEIDKAREHFIETGSTSKIISLKKQAVSLFTELKNTGEGGELLLYILTLEILKIPQLISKMSLKTSGQLHYQGSDGIHVNYNSVSKTLDLYWGESKMYEDVNSAINKCFTSLNGFLLDPMSHSSTQERDLILITQNINNNVNNPEFEELIVEYFDKDSELSNRLVYKGICFIGYDMKAYKELNKTKTIDNIKDDIQNELQSHYGRISERIKNFPLLDTKEIHVFLMPFPSVSEFRKYYLETLNL, from the coding sequence ATGGAGAGGATTGAAAAGGCTATTGATAGCTTACTAATAGATACAAATAAGGAGATTTTCTCGAGAATAGAAGAAATAGCTTTTGAACTTGACATTGAAAATACAAGCTCAAAGGGTTATTGTTATGCATTAAAAATAGATGGAAATAATAATCTTAGACTCCAGGAATTAATTGAATTTATTGATACAAAAATTGTTGATTACGCCATTCCCAAAAAAGAAATTGACAAAGCTAGAGAGCACTTTATTGAAACTGGTTCTACTTCAAAGATAATAAGTTTGAAAAAACAAGCTGTCTCCTTATTCACAGAGTTAAAAAACACTGGTGAGGGAGGAGAATTACTACTTTACATTTTGACGCTAGAAATTTTAAAGATTCCACAGCTTATTAGTAAAATGTCTTTAAAGACGTCAGGTCAATTACATTATCAAGGTTCAGACGGCATTCATGTTAATTATAATAGTGTTTCTAAAACACTAGACTTATATTGGGGAGAATCTAAAATGTATGAGGATGTTAACTCAGCAATCAATAAATGTTTTACAAGTTTAAATGGCTTTCTACTAGACCCAATGAGTCATTCATCTACTCAAGAAAGAGATTTAATACTGATAACTCAAAACATTAATAATAATGTAAATAATCCTGAGTTTGAGGAATTAATAGTTGAATATTTTGACAAGGATAGTGAATTGTCAAATCGTTTAGTCTATAAAGGAATTTGTTTTATAGGATATGACATGAAAGCTTATAAAGAACTAAATAAAACAAAAACAATTGACAATATTAAAGATGACATTCAAAACGAACTTCAGTCTCACTACGGAAGGATTTCTGAAAGAATAAAAAATTTCCCTTTACTTGACACTAAAGAAATTCATGTTTTTTTGATGCCCTTTCCTTCTGTTTCTGAGTTTAGAAAATATTATCTTGAAACGTTGAATTTATGA